A genome region from Clupea harengus chromosome 7, Ch_v2.0.2, whole genome shotgun sequence includes the following:
- the kctd10 gene encoding BTB/POZ domain-containing adapter for CUL3-mediated RhoA degradation protein 3, whose amino-acid sequence MEEMSGESVVSSAVPAATTRTTSFKGSSPSSKYVKLNVGGALYYTTLQTLTKQDTMLKAMFSGRMEVLTDSEGWILIDRCGKHFGTILNYLRDGAVPLPDNRREVEELLAEAKYYLVQGLVDECQAALQNKDTYEPFCKVPLVTSSKEEQRLIATSNKPTVKLLYNRSNNKYSYTSNSDDNMLKNIELFDKLSLRFNGRVLFIKDVIGDEICCWSFYGQGRKIAEVCCTSIVYATEKKQTKVEFPEARIYEETLNILLYESQDGRGPDNALLEATGGAAGRSHHLDEDEERERIERVRRIHVKRPDDRTHHHQ is encoded by the exons ATG GAAGAGATGTCAGGAGAGAGCGTGGTGAGCTCCGCGGTGCCGGCTGCTACAACACGGACCACCTCGTTCAAGGGCTCTAGTCCCAGTTCCAAATACGTTAAACTAAACGTGGGGGGAGCGCTGTACTACACCACCTTGCAGACACTCACCAAGCAGGACACCATGTTGAAGGCTATGTTCAGTGGGAGGATGGAGGTCCTTACGGACAGCGAAG GCTGGATCCTGATTGACAGGTGTGGGAAGCACTTTGGGACCATCTTAAACTACCTGAGGGACGGTGCGGTGCCTCTGCCAGACAACCGacgggaggtggaggagctccTGGCCGAGGCCAAATACTACCTGGTGCAGGGGCTGGTGGACGAGTGCCAGGCTGCCTTGCAG AACAAAGACACGTACGAACCCTTCTGCAAAGTCCCCCTGGTGACGTCATCTAAGGAGGAACAGAGGCTAATCGCCACCTCAAATAAG ccGACTGTGAAGCTATTGTACAACAGGAGCAACAACAAATACTCCTATACCAG CAACTCGGATGACAACATGCTGAAGAACATTGAGCTGTTTGATAAGCTCTCTTTGAGGTTCAACGGACGCGTCCTGTTCATCAAAGACGTGATCGGCGACGAGATCTGCTGTTGGTCCTTCTACGGGCAGGGCCGCAAAATCGCGGAGGTGTGCTGCACCTCCATCGTGTACGCCACAGAGAAGAAACAGACAAAG gtggaatTTCCAGAGGCGCGGATCTATGAGGAGACGCTCAACATCCTCCTGTACGAGTCGCAGGACGGCCGCGGGCCAGACAACGCCCTGCTGGAGGCCACGGGGGGCGCCGCGGGCCGCTCCCACCACCTGGATGAGGACGAGGAGCGCGAGCGAATCGAGAGGGTGCGGCGAATCCACGTCAAACGGCCGGACGACCGCACGCACCACCACCAGTGA
- the LOC105889915 gene encoding unconventional myosin-Ih, with protein sequence MGRFDSLLAAQNRKLDLEGALIARDRVGIQDFVLLDAYTSETAFLDNLKKRFTGDLIYTYIGTLLVSVNPYKELDIYNKKQMDIYMGVNFFELPPHIYALADNAYHTMLSEANNHFILISGESGAGKTEASKKILQYYAVSCPSSAILDTVRDRMLMSNPVLEAFGNAKTLKNDNSSRFGKYMDIQFDPQGDAVGGHILSYLLEKSRVVHQNHGERNFHVFYQLIEGGEEDLLRQLGLDKNCQHYKYLAQGEYSTVSAINDKNDWKTMRNALSVIDFDKADIEHLFGIIASVLHLGNVHFEGDSKGSATLLGHAELRWVSKLLSVNVQVLQEALTFRKIEAKTDEVLSPFTVDHAIYARDALAKAIYGRTFNWLVNRINQSLENQVWRPCSILRKNVIGLLDIYGFEVFHVNSFEQFCINYCNEKLQQLFIQLTLKAEQEEYEAEGIGWEPVQFFNNKIICDLVEEKHRGVIAVLDEECLRPGDATDLTFLGKLEEKMGHHPHFVTHMLADKSTRRTLERGDFRLLHYAGEVTYCVVGFIDKNNDLLYRNIKEVMHHSKNSIVRQCFQSTESESRRRPETVATQFKNSLLKLTEILMSKEAWYVRCLKSNDSKKPGHFDDMLVRHQVKYLGLMEHLRVRRAGFAYRRRFDVFLQRYKPLCPATWPHWRGPAAEGVEKLAQHLGYKPDEYKMGRTKIFIRHPRTLFATEDAYEICKNELATKIQAQYKGYRVKGEFKKQKEAATKIETCWRGAQARKEREKRAWAVKVIKKFIKGYMTRGQAKTTDNSEYLAFVRQNYLNRLKGNLPQTVLDKTTWQTPPPVLTETSELLRTLHYRLMVRKYVRGITPQRKTQLTLKSITSAIFKGKKDSYPQSVAHPFLETRISEDDINIRVLQTVRHERIKYSVPVVKYDRKGFKPRQRQLIFTQAAAYVADEAKMKQRVAYASLKGISVSNLSDGIMIFHVTSEDPKQKGDLVMQCDHLFEALTKLSVIANKQDAIKIQQGSIKFDIQAGKESFVDFSTGPEATCYKGKNGHLMVVSTRTKSR encoded by the exons ACTTACATAGGGACCCTGCTGGTATCGGTGAACCCCTATAAAGAGCTGGACATTTACAACAAAAAGCAGATGGACATCTACATGGGTGTCAACTTCTTTGAGTTACCTCCTCACAT TTATGCGCTGGCCGACAATGCCTACCACACCATGCTCTCTGAGGCCAACAACCACTTCATCCTCATCTCAGGTGAGAGCGGCGCGGGCAAGACCGAGGCCTCCAAGAAGATTCTGCAGTACTATGCAGTCAGCTGCCCCAGCTCAGCCATCTTGGACACAGTCAGGGACAGGATGCTCATGTCCAACCCTGTGCTGGAG GCTTTTGGAAATGCCAAAACCCTGAAGAATGACAACTCCAGCCGCTTTGGGAAGTACATGGATATCCAGTTTGACCCCCAG GGTGATGCAGTTGGAGGTCACATCCTCAGCTACCTCCTGGAGAAGTCCAGGGTGGTGCATCAGAACCACGGGGAGAGAAACTTCCATGTTTTCTACCAGCTGATCGAGGGTGGCGAAGAGGACTTACTGCGCCAGCTGGGTTTGGACAAAAACTGCCAACATTACAAGTATCTGGCgcag GGTGAATACTCCACTGTGAGCGCCATCAATGACAAGAACGACTGGAAGACGATGAGGAACGCCCTCTCTGTCATTGACTTTGACAAGGCTGACATCGAA cACCTATTTGGGATCATTGCCAGTGTTCTTCACCTTGGTAATGTCCACTTTGAAGGAGACAGCAAAGGTTCTGCCACCTTGCTTGGGCATGCAGAGCTTCGCTGGGTGTCAaag CTGCTTAGTGTTAATGTTCAGGTTCTACAGGAGGCCCTGACTTTCAGGAAGATTGAAGCCAAAACTGATGAG GTGTTAAGTCCCTTCACTGTAGACCATGCCATCTACGCCAGGGATGCCCTGGCCAAGGCCATTTATGGACGCACATTTAACTGGTTGGTAAACCGGATCAACCAGTCTCTGGAGAATCAGGTTTGGAGGCCTTGTTCTATTCT CAGGAAGAATGTGATTGGACTGCTAGATATCTATGGTTTTGAAGTATTCCATGTCAACAG ttttGAACAGTTCTGTATAAACTACTGCAATGAGAAGCTCCAGCAGCTGTTTATCCAGCTGACGCTGAAAGCAGAGCAAGAGGAGTATGAGGCCGAGGGCATTGGG TGGGAACCAGTGCAGTTCTTCAATAATAAAATCATCTGTGATCTGGtggaagagaaacacagaggcgTCATAGCTGTGCTG GACGAGGAGTGCCTCAGGCCAGGGGACGCCACCGACCTGACTTTTCTGGggaagctggaggagaagaTGGGTCATCACCCTCACTTTGTCAC GCATATGCTGGCAGACAAGAGCACGCGGAGAACCCTGGAACGGGGGGATTTCCGTCTCCTGCACTACGCTGGGGAGGTCACCTACTGCGTTGTGG GATTCATAGACAAAAACAATGACCTTTTGTACAGGAACATTAAAGAG GTGATGCATCATTCAAAGAATTCCATAGTCAGACAGTGTTTCCAGTCCACAGAGTCAGAAAGCAGAAGACGGCCTGAGACG GTTGCAACTCAGTTTAAGAACAGTCTGCTGAAACTTACGGAGATTCTAATGTCCAAAGAGGCCTGGTATGTGCGCTGCCTCAAGTCAAATGACTCCAAAAAGCCAG GACATTTTGACGACATGCTGGTGAGGCATCAGGTGAAATACTTGGGACTAATGGAGCATCTCCGCGTCAGAAGAGCTGGGTTCGCATACAGGCGCAGATTCGATGTGTTCCTGCAAAG GTACAAACCCCTTTGCCCAGCCACATGGCCCCACTGGAGGGGACCGGCGGCGGAGGGCGTGGAGAAGCTGGCTCAGCATCTGGGATACAAACCCGATGAGTATAAGATGGGCAG AACAAAGATATTCATTCGCCATCCTAGAACATTATTTGCCACAGAGGATGCCTATGAGATCTGTAAAAATGAACTAG CAACCAAAATCCAGGCGCAATATAAAGGTTACAGGGTGAAAGGGGAGTTCAAGAAACAGAAGGAGGCTG CTACAAAGATTGAGACCTGCTGGCGAGGGGCACAAgccaggaaagagagggagaaaagagccTGGGCTGTCAAAGTTATCAAGAA GTTTATTAAAGGCTACATGACAAGAGGccaggcaaagacaacagataaCTCAGAGTACCTGGCATTCGTGAGGCAGAACTACCTGAACCGCCTGAAAGGGAACCTTCCCCAAACTGTCCTGGACAAAACTACATGGCAAACTCCACCACCTGTCCTCACAGAG ACTTCAGAGTTACTGCGGACGCTGCACTATCGCCTCATGGTCAGGAAGTATGTACGGGGGATTACGcctcagagaaaaacacag CTGACACTAAAGTCAATCACCAGTGCCATATTCAAGGGCAAGAAAGACTCCTATCCACAGAGTGTCGCCCATCCCTTTTTGGAAACCAGGATCA GTGAAGATGATATCAACATCAGGGTCTTGCAGACGGTACGCCATGAGCGTATAAAG TACAGTGTTCCAGTGGTGAAGTACGATCGCAAGGGCTTTAAGCCCAGACAGCGGCAGCTGATTTTCACCCAGGCTGCGGCCTACGTGGCAGACGAGGCCAAGATGAAGCAGAGAGTGGCATACGCCTCTCTAAAAG GTATTTCAGTCAGTAATCTGAGTGACGGCATCATGATCTTCCATGTTACTAGTGAGGATCCCAAACAGAAG GGTGACCTAGTTATGCAGTGTGACCATCTATTCGAGGCACTGACCAAACTGAGTGTGATTGCTAACAAGCAGGATGCCATCAAAATCCAGCAGGGAAG CATCAAGTTTGACATCCAGGCAGGCAAAGAGAGCTTTGTGGACTTCAGCACAGGCCCAGAAGCCACGTGCTACAAGGGCAAAAACGGTCACCTAATGGTG GTGTCCACCCGCACCAAATCACGGTGA